One Salmo trutta chromosome 26, fSalTru1.1, whole genome shotgun sequence DNA window includes the following coding sequences:
- the LOC115162791 gene encoding cytochrome P450 2C9-like, whose product MQEPRGEGPRLYNLSPRIVECFPGKHHELFKAIDKAKAYIREEADHRLKNLDASNPQDYFDVFLVKMLEHVFLSPTGASRSFTPSRTKSSPGAPTDTHRTQYRRDPDHGSQGVRWDGRWVQGVFAPVGPIPGDRPALSLR is encoded by the exons ATGCAGGAGCCTCGAGGAGAGGGTCCAAGA CTGTACAACCTTTCCCCCAGAATCGTTGAGTGCTTTCCAGGAAAACACCATGAGCTGTTTAAGGCCATAGACAAGGCCAAAGCTTACATACGAGAGGAAGCAGATCATCGCCTTAAAAACCTGGACGCCTCTAACCCCCAGGACTACTTCGACGTCTTCCTGGTTAAAATGCTGGAG CACGTCTTCCTTTCTCCCACAGGAGCGAGTCGCTCCTTCACCCCCAGCAGGACCAAGTCATCACCCGGCGCCCCTACCGACACCCACCGGACCCAGTACAGGCGGGATCCGGATCATggctcccagggagttcgatgggacggccgctgggtgcaaggggtttttgctccagttggacctatacctggcgaccgtccggccctctccctccgatga